Proteins encoded together in one Chelonoidis abingdonii isolate Lonesome George chromosome 1, CheloAbing_2.0, whole genome shotgun sequence window:
- the RCSD1 gene encoding capZ-interacting protein, which translates to MEGRPAETKPEVEKSASLSVAQLAGKFKEQAATISGKEVPANKPTRRKPPCSLPLHTQKVELGHNGEQKPSPNACPLPRVKVKSSPLIEKLQANLAFAPAALVPGTSPKSPGLKVIPSPFSTPPSTPSSPGIQSRSSESDETPVSFDQPPEGTHLKFYNKVRTRGSLKRRPPSRKFRKSQSDSGDGEDLRATGSSQENGAKEEDGDEVFMPKSQKEESQSPVCGTGSKLIQKQIGSNEKPPSGRGSSRTENKEEREKETEAMKPCKSRTGDKEKPCESTPGEEERKSSQSTPEEKPCPSTMGDKDKKLCQNTPGDKEGNTLGEREDGNGSEQEKRNKENEEVKKEENSEGKDTQETSDTQEKSLEMGMPQPAADTGTASEHHSVMPMQEPSTEMNPIRTQETLM; encoded by the exons GGCAGACCAGCAGAGACCAAGCCAGAGGTGGAGAAGTCAGCATCCTTATCTGTGGCTCAGCTGGCAGGAAAGTTCAAGGAGCAAGCAGCCACCATTTCTGGAAAAGAG GTACCAGCCAATAAACCAACCCGGAGGAAACCACCATGCTCCCTTCCCCTACACACCCAAAAGGTGGAGCTGGGCCACAATGGGGAGCAG AAGCCATCTCCAAATGCTTGTCCCCTTCCCAGGGTCAAGGTGAAAAGCTCTCCCCTGATTGAAAAACTGCAG gccAATCTGGCATTTGCTCCAGCTGCTCTGGTGCCAGGAACATCTCCAAAAAGCCCAGGTCTGAAAGTCATACCATCTCCCTTTAGCACTCCCCCTTCAACTCCCAGCAGCCCAGGCATCCAGTCCCGTTCCAGTGAATCGGATGAGACACCAGTCAGTTTTGAtcaaccaccagagggcactcacCTTAAGTTTTATAACAAG GTGCGGACACGGGGGTCACTGAAGCGCAGACCCCCCTCCAGGAAATTCCGAAAGTCTCAGTCCGACTCCGGAGATGGTGAAGATTTAAGGGCGACTGGATCATCTCAAGAAAATGGGGCCAAGGAAGAGGATGGTGATGAGGTATTCATGCCTAAGAGTCAGAAAGAGGAGTCGCAGTCACCTGTGTGTGGAACAGGCAGTAAACTGATCCAGAAACAGATAGGATCCAATGAAAAGCCACCCTCAGGGAGAGGGTCCAGCAGgacagaaaacaaagaggagagagaaaaagaaactgaggcaatgaAACCATGCAAGAGCCGCACAGGAGATAAAGAGAAGCCGTGCGAGAGCACtccaggggaggaagagaggaagtcATCCCAGAGCACCCCAGAGGAGAAGCCATGCCCAAGTACCATGGGAGATAAAGATAAGAAGCTGTGCCAGAACACCCCAGGGGATAAGGAAGGGAACaccctgggggaaagggaggatggCAATGGCTCTGAACaggaaaaaaggaacaaagaaaatgaagaggtgaagaaggaagaaaacagTGAGGGCAAAGACACACAGGAAACATCAGACACCCAGGAAAAGTCCCTGGAGATGGGGATGCCACAGCCGGCAGCAGACACAGGAACTGCCAGTGAGCATCATAGTGTGATGCCGATGCAAGAACCTAGCACAGA GATGAACCCAATCAGGACACAGGAGACTTTAATGTGA